A single genomic interval of Arthrobacter methylotrophus harbors:
- the argH gene encoding argininosuccinate lyase: MAEPKSEATNTGALWGGRFAGGPADALAALSKSTHFDWRLARYDIAGSKAHARVLHKAGLLDDGELDGMLAALTLLDDDVASGAYQPAESDEDVHGSLERGLIERAGTHLGGKLRAGRSRNDQVATLGRMFLRDHARIIARGVLATIDALVEQAKAHRGVAMPGRTHLQHAQPVLLSHHLLAHAWALLRDVQRFQDWDKRAGVSPYGSGALAGSSLGLDPEAVAADLGFFSAVHNSIDGTASRDVFAEFAWICSMIGIDLSRVSEEVILWATKEFSFVTLHDSYSTGSSIMPQKKNPDVAELARGKAGRLIGNLTGLLATLKGLPLAYNRDLQEDKEPVFDAADTLEVLLPAVSGMIATLTFNTERMASLAPQGFALATDIAEWLVRQGVPFREAHELSGAAVKLAEGRGVELWDLTDEEYAGISAHLTPEVRSVLSTEGSLNSRNSQGGTAPAAVERQLLALEAELDLVREYAA; this comes from the coding sequence GTGGCTGAGCCAAAATCGGAAGCAACGAACACTGGCGCGCTGTGGGGCGGCCGGTTCGCCGGCGGCCCGGCAGACGCCCTTGCCGCACTGAGCAAGTCCACCCATTTTGACTGGCGCTTGGCCCGCTACGACATCGCCGGCTCCAAGGCGCATGCACGCGTGCTGCACAAGGCCGGTTTGCTGGACGACGGCGAACTCGACGGCATGCTCGCGGCGCTCACCCTGCTGGATGACGACGTCGCAAGCGGTGCCTACCAGCCGGCCGAGAGCGATGAGGACGTCCACGGTTCCTTGGAACGCGGACTCATTGAGCGCGCGGGTACCCACTTGGGTGGCAAGCTCCGGGCGGGCCGTTCGCGCAACGACCAGGTGGCCACCTTGGGCCGCATGTTCCTGCGTGACCACGCCCGCATCATCGCCCGTGGTGTGCTTGCAACGATCGATGCCCTCGTTGAGCAGGCCAAGGCCCACCGGGGCGTTGCCATGCCTGGACGGACGCACTTGCAGCATGCCCAGCCGGTCCTGCTGAGCCACCACCTGTTGGCCCACGCCTGGGCACTCCTGCGCGATGTGCAGCGGTTCCAGGACTGGGATAAACGAGCAGGCGTGTCGCCGTACGGCTCGGGTGCCTTGGCGGGTTCCTCGCTCGGCCTCGACCCTGAGGCCGTCGCTGCGGACCTCGGATTCTTCTCTGCGGTCCACAACTCGATCGACGGCACCGCTTCGCGCGATGTCTTCGCCGAGTTCGCATGGATCTGCTCGATGATTGGCATCGACCTATCGCGGGTCTCCGAGGAAGTCATTCTGTGGGCTACCAAGGAGTTCTCCTTCGTGACGCTGCATGATTCGTACTCCACGGGGTCCTCGATCATGCCGCAGAAGAAGAACCCGGATGTCGCCGAGCTCGCGCGCGGCAAGGCGGGACGCCTCATCGGCAACCTGACCGGGCTGTTGGCAACGCTCAAGGGCCTGCCGCTCGCGTACAACCGCGATCTGCAGGAAGACAAAGAGCCGGTCTTCGATGCCGCGGACACCTTGGAAGTGCTGCTCCCCGCGGTCTCCGGCATGATCGCCACGCTCACCTTCAACACCGAGCGCATGGCTTCCCTGGCGCCGCAGGGCTTTGCCCTCGCCACGGATATTGCCGAGTGGCTTGTCCGCCAAGGGGTGCCGTTCCGGGAGGCCCACGAGCTCTCCGGTGCAGCGGTGAAGCTGGCTGAAGGACGCGGCGTCGAGCTGTGGGACCTGACGGACGAAGAGTACGCGGGCATTTCGGCGCACCTGACTCCCGAGGTCCGCTCCGTGCTCAGCACCGAGGGTTCGCTCAACAGCCGCAACTCGCAGGGCGGCACGGCTCCGGCCGCCGTCGAACGCCAACTGCTTGCCCTCGAGGCCGAACTCGACCTCGTACGCGAGTACGCGGCCTAG
- a CDS encoding maleylpyruvate isomerase family mycothiol-dependent enzyme, which translates to MTEITTSALLAELHKAAGIVTDVVAKLDDAQVTAPSELPGWTRGHVLAHIAGISNAMARQLEYAARGETVDIYDGGYEGRTKAIELAASHSLAEHRAATEAALARALRAFDGLVESGWNTRIRFRDGRVLDGGLALWRELVIHVTDLGMGRGPETWSREFCEHLFDFLSARVPAEQKFVLQPLGLPRTVIGSGRQSVAINGMITDIAAWLAGRTPTLGSLRASADADGVDLPELLPWPSSVPAVQ; encoded by the coding sequence ATGACCGAGATCACTACCTCTGCGCTTCTTGCCGAGCTCCACAAAGCAGCCGGCATTGTCACCGACGTTGTCGCCAAACTTGACGACGCCCAGGTCACAGCACCCTCTGAGCTGCCCGGATGGACCCGGGGCCATGTGCTGGCGCACATTGCCGGCATTTCCAACGCCATGGCCCGCCAGCTGGAGTACGCCGCCCGGGGCGAGACCGTCGATATCTATGACGGCGGCTATGAGGGCCGCACCAAGGCCATTGAGCTGGCGGCGAGCCATAGCCTCGCTGAACACCGTGCCGCCACCGAAGCCGCCCTCGCCAGGGCCCTGCGGGCCTTCGACGGACTCGTCGAGTCCGGCTGGAACACCCGGATCAGATTCCGGGACGGAAGAGTGCTCGACGGCGGCCTGGCGCTTTGGCGCGAACTGGTCATCCACGTGACGGATCTGGGAATGGGTCGCGGCCCGGAGACCTGGAGCCGGGAATTCTGCGAGCACCTCTTCGATTTCCTCTCGGCCCGTGTTCCGGCAGAGCAGAAATTCGTGCTGCAGCCGCTGGGCCTTCCGCGGACTGTCATCGGCTCCGGCCGGCAGTCCGTTGCCATCAACGGCATGATCACGGATATCGCTGCGTGGCTCGCCGGTCGGACGCCTACGCTGGGGAGCCTGCGGGCCTCTGCCGACGCGGACGGTGTTGACTTGCCTGAGCTGCTGCCATGGCCATCGAGCGTTCCGGCGGTGCAGTAA
- a CDS encoding DNA-3-methyladenine glycosylase: MTTQGSSPEAIRGVLSGDPRDVAPLLLGAVLSHRTSEGTVSVRLSEVEAYLGPKHSDQPDPGSHTYGGPTARNAPMFGPAGHLYVYFTYGMHYCANIVCGPDGVASALLLRAGEVVAGQALAQSRRRASRSPTDLASGPARLASALGLTTADSGRDALAEPFGLELPGTSAARSAVASGPRVGVAGDGGSADYPWRFWLSGDPTVSRYKAARGRTV, translated from the coding sequence ATGACAACGCAGGGTTCATCCCCGGAGGCCATCCGGGGCGTTCTTTCCGGAGATCCGCGGGACGTTGCCCCTTTGCTCCTCGGCGCCGTGCTGAGCCACCGGACGTCGGAAGGCACGGTGTCCGTGCGGCTGAGCGAGGTGGAGGCCTATCTGGGCCCAAAGCACTCGGATCAGCCCGATCCGGGATCGCACACCTACGGCGGCCCCACCGCGCGGAACGCCCCGATGTTCGGTCCGGCCGGCCACCTCTACGTCTACTTCACCTACGGCATGCACTATTGCGCCAACATTGTCTGCGGTCCCGACGGCGTTGCGTCCGCGCTGCTGTTGCGCGCCGGTGAGGTGGTGGCCGGGCAGGCCTTGGCACAGTCCCGCCGTCGGGCGTCCAGATCGCCGACTGACTTGGCCAGCGGACCGGCACGGCTTGCTTCTGCTTTGGGGCTGACGACGGCGGACAGTGGCCGGGACGCCTTGGCCGAGCCCTTCGGCCTCGAACTTCCGGGCACTTCGGCGGCCCGATCGGCAGTGGCCAGCGGTCCCCGGGTAGGAGTGGCCGGCGACGGCGGCTCGGCCGACTACCCGTGGCGGTTTTGGCTCTCAGGGGATCCGACGGTGTCCAGGTACAAGGCGGCCCGCGGTCGGACCGTCTAG
- a CDS encoding argininosuccinate synthase yields the protein MTERIVLAYSGGLDTSVAIGWIGEATGAEVIAVAVDVGQGGESLETIRQRALGCGAVEAYVADARDEFANEYAMPTLKANALYQGHYPLVSAISRPVIVKHLVKAAREFGATTVAHGCTGKGNDQVRFEVGIQTLGPDLKCIAPVRDLALTRDKAIAFAEEKGLPIETTKKNPYSIDQNVWGRAVETGYLEDIWNAPTKDIYDYTATPEFPPAPDEVTITFEAGVPVAVDGVKRTPLQVIQELNRRAGAQGVGRIDVVEDRLVGIKSREIYEAPGAMALITAHKHLEDVTIEREQARFKATVGQRWSELVYDGQWFSPLKRSLDAFIEDTQKYVSGDIRMVLHGGQAIVNGRRSDTSLYDFDLATYDTGDTFDQSQAKGFIELWGMSSKVAAGRDLRVSEK from the coding sequence GTGACTGAGCGCATTGTTCTGGCCTACTCCGGTGGCCTTGATACTTCCGTAGCCATCGGCTGGATCGGTGAAGCCACCGGTGCCGAGGTCATCGCCGTGGCGGTCGACGTCGGACAGGGCGGCGAATCGCTGGAAACCATCCGCCAGCGCGCCCTCGGCTGCGGCGCCGTCGAGGCCTATGTGGCCGACGCCCGCGACGAGTTCGCGAACGAATACGCCATGCCCACGCTGAAGGCCAACGCCCTTTACCAGGGCCACTACCCGTTGGTTTCCGCGATTTCCCGCCCCGTGATCGTCAAGCACCTCGTCAAGGCTGCCCGTGAATTCGGCGCCACCACGGTCGCGCACGGCTGCACGGGCAAGGGCAATGACCAGGTCCGCTTTGAGGTCGGCATCCAGACCCTCGGCCCGGACCTGAAGTGCATCGCACCCGTCCGTGACCTCGCCCTGACCCGCGACAAGGCCATTGCCTTCGCCGAGGAAAAGGGTTTGCCGATCGAGACCACCAAGAAGAACCCGTACTCGATCGACCAGAACGTCTGGGGACGCGCCGTCGAGACCGGCTACCTCGAGGACATCTGGAACGCTCCCACCAAGGATATCTACGACTACACGGCCACCCCGGAATTCCCGCCGGCACCCGATGAAGTCACCATCACCTTCGAAGCCGGCGTCCCGGTTGCCGTCGACGGGGTCAAGCGCACGCCGCTGCAGGTCATTCAGGAACTCAACCGCCGCGCCGGTGCCCAGGGTGTTGGCCGCATCGACGTCGTCGAGGACCGCCTGGTAGGCATCAAGTCCCGCGAAATCTACGAGGCGCCGGGCGCGATGGCCCTCATCACGGCCCACAAGCACCTCGAGGACGTCACCATCGAGCGCGAGCAGGCGCGTTTCAAGGCAACAGTCGGCCAGCGTTGGTCCGAACTGGTCTACGACGGCCAGTGGTTCTCCCCGCTCAAGCGCTCCCTGGACGCTTTCATCGAGGACACCCAGAAGTACGTCTCCGGCGACATCCGCATGGTCCTGCACGGTGGCCAGGCCATCGTCAACGGCCGCCGCTCCGACACCTCGCTCTACGACTTCGACCTCGCCACGTACGACACCGGCGACACCTTCGACCAGTCGCAGGCCAAGGGGTTCATCGAGCTGTGGGGCATGTCCTCCAAGGTTGCCGCAGGCCGCGACCTGCGGGTTTCGGAAAAGTAG
- a CDS encoding GNAT family protein yields the protein MQHDLALTRHGISLVPLSPDHAGPLFDFVDPGLWSGMAAEQPLSASELAELFAARLADPDTIPFTVVEQRTGALLGTTSLYEYSSRQQRLEIGGTFYGRPFWGSHVNPAAKQLLLAYSFDELAVHRVAFRCDARNTRSASAIQRLGASYEGTLRGHRFAPDGTRCDTAVFSILHEEWPRVREALLRRLAPFEMSDNRCAYIAEPVQPEHAA from the coding sequence ATGCAGCACGACCTTGCCCTCACCCGACACGGCATCAGCCTTGTCCCTCTCTCCCCCGACCATGCCGGTCCGCTGTTCGACTTCGTGGACCCCGGCTTGTGGTCCGGCATGGCTGCCGAGCAACCTTTGAGCGCCTCGGAGCTGGCGGAACTCTTCGCAGCCCGCCTGGCGGATCCTGACACCATCCCCTTCACCGTCGTCGAGCAGCGGACGGGGGCACTGCTCGGCACCACTTCCCTGTACGAGTACAGTTCCCGCCAGCAGCGTCTGGAGATCGGCGGCACTTTTTACGGGCGCCCGTTCTGGGGCAGCCACGTCAATCCGGCCGCGAAGCAACTGCTGTTGGCCTACTCCTTCGATGAGCTGGCCGTCCACCGGGTCGCATTCCGCTGCGATGCCCGCAACACGCGCAGCGCCTCCGCCATTCAGCGACTAGGGGCCAGCTACGAGGGCACCCTGCGCGGGCATCGCTTCGCTCCCGACGGCACCCGCTGCGACACCGCCGTTTTCTCGATCCTGCACGAGGAGTGGCCTCGGGTGCGGGAGGCCTTGCTTCGTCGGCTGGCCCCCTTCGAAATGAGCGACAACCGGTGCGCGTACATCGCTGAGCCAGTACAGCCCGAACACGCAGCCTAA
- the argB gene encoding acetylglutamate kinase, whose product MTAHTRENASSGAGSEKSAQDKAATLIEALPWIQRFAGTTMVIKYGGNAMVNEELRRAFAEDVVFLHHVGVHPVVVHGGGPQINSMLGRLGIESEFKGGLRVTTPEAMDVVRMVLTGQVGRELVGLINSHGPYAVGMSGEDGGLLRAVRTGTVVDGEDVDLGLVGEVVGVDPTGIEDILAAGRIPVISTVAPEILDAGDGTGSTTGQVLNVNADTAAAAVASALGASKLVILTDVEGLYANWPDRSSLISSLTASELRAMLPRLESGMIPKMAACLKAIDEGVERAHIVDGRLPHSMLLETFTTAGIGTQVVPDEEVNP is encoded by the coding sequence ATGACTGCGCACACCCGCGAAAATGCGTCCAGCGGCGCCGGTTCGGAAAAATCGGCCCAGGACAAAGCCGCGACGCTGATCGAGGCCTTGCCATGGATCCAGCGTTTCGCCGGCACCACCATGGTGATCAAGTACGGCGGCAACGCCATGGTCAACGAGGAACTGCGCCGCGCCTTCGCCGAGGACGTCGTTTTCCTCCACCACGTGGGAGTCCACCCTGTCGTGGTGCACGGGGGCGGCCCGCAGATCAACTCGATGCTTGGCAGGCTCGGCATCGAATCCGAATTCAAGGGCGGTTTGCGCGTCACCACCCCCGAGGCCATGGACGTGGTCCGCATGGTGCTCACCGGCCAGGTGGGTCGCGAACTCGTGGGTCTCATCAACTCCCACGGACCCTACGCGGTGGGCATGTCCGGTGAAGACGGCGGCCTCCTGCGTGCCGTGCGCACCGGCACCGTCGTGGACGGGGAGGACGTAGACCTAGGCCTGGTAGGCGAGGTGGTGGGTGTCGATCCCACAGGTATCGAGGACATCCTCGCCGCCGGCCGGATTCCCGTGATTTCGACCGTCGCCCCCGAAATCCTTGATGCAGGGGACGGCACCGGCTCCACCACGGGGCAGGTCCTCAACGTCAATGCGGATACCGCCGCAGCCGCCGTTGCCTCGGCGCTGGGTGCGTCCAAGCTTGTCATCCTGACCGACGTCGAGGGACTGTACGCCAACTGGCCGGACCGGTCCTCGCTCATCTCCTCGCTGACGGCTTCGGAGCTGCGGGCGATGTTGCCGCGTCTCGAGTCCGGCATGATCCCGAAGATGGCGGCCTGCCTCAAGGCCATTGACGAAGGAGTGGAGCGGGCGCACATCGTGGACGGCCGATTGCCGCACTCCATGCTCCTGGAAACCTTTACGACCGCGGGCATCGGAACCCAGGTTGTCCCCGACGAGGAAGTGAACCCATGA
- a CDS encoding arginine repressor: MSTHSASQGASPATKTARQARITAILTGQSVRSQAELAALLAADGVQVTQATLSRDLVELGAVRVRGKDGALVYAVPGEGGDRNAKSGVTQEILDARLSRLCGELLVTAEASANIAVLRTPPGAANFLALAIDHSVMPSVLGTIAGDDTLLLVARDPNGGAELAARFLQLAQEAGPAN, translated from the coding sequence GTGTCCACCCATTCGGCGTCGCAAGGGGCCAGCCCGGCCACCAAGACTGCCCGGCAGGCGCGGATCACCGCGATCCTGACGGGTCAGTCCGTGCGCTCGCAGGCGGAGCTCGCGGCCCTGCTGGCCGCCGACGGCGTCCAGGTCACCCAAGCGACCCTCTCCAGGGACCTGGTCGAACTGGGGGCCGTGCGCGTTCGCGGCAAGGACGGCGCGCTGGTCTACGCGGTGCCCGGCGAGGGAGGTGACCGCAACGCCAAGAGCGGGGTCACCCAGGAAATCCTTGATGCACGTCTCTCGCGGCTTTGTGGGGAACTGCTGGTCACCGCGGAGGCTTCGGCCAACATCGCGGTGCTGCGGACGCCTCCCGGGGCGGCCAACTTCCTCGCCTTGGCCATCGACCACTCGGTGATGCCGTCGGTATTGGGTACGATCGCAGGCGACGACACTTTGCTTTTGGTTGCCAGGGATCCCAACGGCGGAGCCGAACTGGCGGCCCGATTCCTCCAATTGGCCCAGGAAGCCGGACCGGCTAACTAG
- the argF gene encoding ornithine carbamoyltransferase — protein MNTTRHFLKDTDLTPAEQAEVLDLAVRMKAAPYSVQPFAADGNGRKTVAVIFDKTSTRTRVSFATGIADMGGNALIINPGEAQIGHKESVEDTAKVLERMVSTIVWRTGAHAGLVAMAENSKVPVINALCDDYHPCQLLADLLAVKEHKGELKGLTMAYLGDAANNMANSYLLAGVTAGMHVRISGPDGYLPGADIVAAAERRAAETGGSVRITTDAAEALHGADVVATDTWVSMGQEAEKEARMQLFRDYSVNEAAMAQAAPDAVVLHCLPAYRGYEISAAVIDGPQSIVWDEAENRLHAQKALMAWLMHQSGLAVVDGLSPVEGPVAAGRSAGESTS, from the coding sequence GTGAATACCACCCGTCACTTCCTCAAGGACACGGACCTCACTCCGGCCGAGCAAGCCGAAGTGCTTGATCTCGCCGTTCGAATGAAAGCCGCCCCGTACAGTGTCCAACCGTTCGCAGCTGACGGCAACGGGCGCAAGACCGTCGCCGTCATCTTCGACAAGACCTCCACCCGTACCCGAGTGTCCTTCGCTACCGGTATCGCCGACATGGGCGGTAACGCGCTCATCATCAACCCCGGCGAGGCACAGATCGGCCACAAGGAATCCGTGGAGGACACTGCCAAGGTCCTCGAGCGGATGGTCTCCACTATCGTGTGGCGTACCGGCGCGCACGCCGGCCTCGTGGCCATGGCCGAGAACTCCAAGGTCCCCGTCATCAACGCCCTGTGCGATGACTACCACCCCTGCCAGTTGCTGGCGGACCTGCTTGCGGTCAAGGAACACAAAGGCGAGCTCAAAGGGCTGACCATGGCGTACCTTGGCGATGCCGCGAACAACATGGCCAACTCCTACCTGCTGGCGGGCGTGACCGCGGGCATGCATGTGCGCATCTCCGGTCCGGATGGCTACCTGCCGGGCGCTGACATCGTTGCCGCAGCCGAACGGCGCGCCGCGGAGACCGGTGGTTCCGTGCGGATCACCACCGACGCCGCCGAGGCCCTCCACGGTGCCGATGTTGTCGCCACCGATACCTGGGTGTCCATGGGCCAGGAAGCCGAAAAGGAAGCCCGGATGCAGCTCTTCCGCGACTATTCCGTGAATGAGGCGGCCATGGCACAGGCCGCCCCGGACGCCGTCGTGCTCCACTGCCTGCCCGCCTACCGCGGCTACGAGATCTCCGCCGCTGTCATCGACGGGCCGCAGTCCATCGTCTGGGACGAAGCGGAGAACCGGCTGCACGCGCAGAAAGCGCTCATGGCGTGGCTCATGCACCAGTCCGGACTCGCCGTCGTCGACGGTCTTTCACCCGTTGAAGGCCCCGTTGCTGCCGGAAGAAGCGCTGGGGAGAGCACGTCCTAG
- a CDS encoding acetylornithine transaminase, which translates to MTANDAELAETPSNTMTGTSSGADWLSRYSSSLMGVFGTPQRVLVRGAGALVWDADGKEYLDLLGGIAVNALGHAHPFVTSVIASQLATLGHVSNFFTSPTQIALAEKLLAITKAPAGSKVFFANSGTEANEAAFKLARRNADVPAGAKGAKRTKIIALEGAFHGRTMGALALTAKEAYRAPFEPLPGGVVHVPFGDIEALRAAVDETTAAVFLEPIQGEAGVRPLSVEYLQAAREATSNVGALLILDEVQTGIGRTGKWLASEDAGIVPDAVTLAKGLGGGFPVGALITFGEPTSSLLTAGQHGTTFGGNPVATAAALATLHAIESQGVLENVLTVGARLRDGLSAIDGVTEVRGEGLLIGFDLDADIAPAMVTAALDAGFIINSPGPRTIRLAPPLILTIEQAERFLAALPGIIEVAAEATAAEATAPQTAAPLNAKDAQ; encoded by the coding sequence ATGACCGCGAACGACGCAGAACTGGCCGAAACGCCATCCAACACCATGACAGGAACGAGTAGCGGAGCCGATTGGCTGTCCCGCTACTCCTCCTCCCTCATGGGCGTCTTCGGCACACCGCAGCGGGTTTTGGTCCGTGGTGCCGGCGCCCTCGTGTGGGACGCGGACGGCAAGGAATACCTGGACCTCCTGGGTGGCATCGCAGTCAACGCCCTGGGCCATGCCCACCCGTTCGTCACCTCGGTGATCGCAAGCCAGCTCGCCACCTTGGGCCACGTTTCGAACTTCTTCACGAGCCCCACGCAGATCGCGTTGGCCGAGAAGCTCCTCGCCATCACCAAGGCTCCGGCTGGCTCCAAGGTCTTTTTCGCCAACTCCGGCACCGAAGCCAACGAGGCCGCGTTCAAGCTGGCGCGCCGCAACGCGGATGTTCCCGCCGGCGCAAAAGGGGCTAAGCGCACCAAGATCATCGCGCTCGAAGGTGCTTTCCACGGCCGGACCATGGGCGCCCTCGCCCTGACAGCCAAAGAAGCGTACCGGGCCCCGTTCGAGCCCCTACCGGGTGGCGTGGTCCATGTCCCGTTCGGCGACATCGAGGCCCTCCGTGCCGCCGTCGACGAGACCACCGCAGCGGTCTTTTTGGAGCCTATCCAAGGCGAGGCCGGTGTTCGCCCGCTCAGCGTTGAATACCTGCAGGCCGCCCGCGAGGCCACCAGCAACGTCGGTGCCTTGCTGATCCTGGACGAGGTCCAGACCGGCATCGGCAGAACCGGAAAATGGTTGGCCAGCGAAGACGCCGGCATCGTCCCTGACGCGGTGACGCTCGCGAAAGGCTTGGGCGGCGGATTCCCGGTAGGCGCGCTCATCACCTTCGGCGAGCCGACGTCCTCGCTTCTGACAGCAGGCCAGCACGGCACCACGTTCGGCGGAAACCCGGTAGCCACCGCTGCAGCCCTCGCCACCCTGCACGCCATCGAAAGCCAGGGCGTGCTGGAGAACGTGCTCACAGTCGGCGCAAGGCTGCGGGACGGCCTGTCCGCCATCGACGGTGTCACCGAAGTCCGCGGCGAAGGCCTCCTGATCGGTTTCGACCTGGACGCCGACATCGCCCCCGCCATGGTGACCGCCGCGCTCGACGCAGGCTTCATCATCAACAGCCCGGGTCCGCGCACTATCCGGCTGGCGCCGCCGCTCATCCTGACTATCGAGCAAGCCGAGCGTTTCCTGGCCGCGCTGCCCGGCATCATCGAGGTGGCAGCCGAGGCCACTGCAGCCGAGGCCACTGCACCCCAGACCGCTGCACCCCTGAACGCTAAGGACGCACAGTGA
- a CDS encoding AlkA N-terminal domain-containing protein — protein sequence MDFWQRYRAIDARDPRFDGQFFTAVRSTGIYCRPSCPARTPKAENVTFYETSAAAHDAGYRACKRCLPEAVPGTPAWNLRSDVAGRAMRLINDGAISRVGVEGLATRLGYSSRQLNRILSHELGAGPLSLARASRAQTARTLLVSTSMKLSDVAFAAGFNSVRQFNDTINEVFALTPTGLRATAKPLDHQGKPGGATALTLNLPYRKPFDPGIFDFLAARAVPGIELAGGNGSTYSYARTLRLPRGNAAFTVEYDAGARGGALTLAVSSLDLHDLPVLLSRVRRLFDLDADTVAVDEALASDARIGPSVRETPGMRVPGAVDPQELLVRAMIGQQITVAAARTALTQLSGAGTRLPEGHAGHAPGLDRLFPTAGEIARSGRELLRGPQRRIDSVLAAAAAMASGELDFDYGDEPQTLADKLLPLPGVGPWTVGYVAMRVIGDPDVFLANDAAVRNGLKNLEAAEELPADFRNVSPWRSYATMHLWRAAASKRRNVTAPPERSMAMAAAQASQHRPRRQRPAGSPA from the coding sequence ATGGATTTTTGGCAACGCTACCGCGCCATCGACGCGCGGGATCCCCGCTTCGACGGCCAATTCTTCACGGCCGTCCGCTCGACAGGCATCTATTGCCGGCCCTCATGCCCGGCCCGGACACCCAAAGCCGAAAACGTGACGTTCTACGAAACCTCAGCCGCGGCGCACGACGCCGGGTACAGGGCGTGCAAACGCTGCCTCCCCGAGGCGGTTCCAGGCACTCCCGCGTGGAACCTCCGCTCAGATGTTGCCGGCCGGGCGATGCGGCTCATCAACGATGGCGCGATATCCCGGGTGGGCGTCGAAGGACTCGCCACCCGTTTGGGCTACTCTTCCCGCCAGCTCAACAGGATCCTCAGCCATGAACTTGGCGCCGGGCCACTCTCCTTGGCCCGGGCCAGCCGGGCCCAAACGGCCAGGACGCTCCTGGTATCCACCTCGATGAAACTCTCCGACGTCGCGTTCGCCGCCGGGTTCAACAGTGTCCGCCAGTTCAACGACACCATCAACGAGGTCTTCGCCCTGACTCCGACGGGACTGCGGGCCACCGCGAAGCCGTTAGACCATCAGGGCAAGCCGGGCGGGGCTACCGCCCTGACCCTCAACCTGCCCTATCGGAAGCCTTTTGATCCGGGGATTTTCGATTTCCTCGCCGCCCGCGCGGTTCCCGGGATCGAGCTGGCGGGCGGGAATGGTTCTACATACAGTTACGCGCGAACCCTCCGCTTGCCTCGCGGCAATGCCGCGTTCACCGTGGAGTACGACGCCGGGGCTCGCGGCGGTGCGCTGACCCTCGCGGTCAGCTCCTTGGATCTCCACGATCTCCCGGTCCTTCTGAGCCGCGTGCGGCGGTTGTTCGATCTCGACGCGGATACGGTAGCCGTGGACGAAGCCCTTGCCTCCGATGCCAGGATCGGCCCATCAGTCCGTGAGACGCCCGGAATGAGGGTTCCGGGCGCGGTGGATCCCCAGGAACTTCTGGTCCGAGCGATGATCGGCCAACAAATCACGGTGGCTGCGGCCCGGACCGCCTTGACCCAGCTTTCCGGTGCCGGAACACGCCTGCCGGAAGGACACGCCGGACATGCACCGGGACTGGATCGGCTGTTCCCCACAGCCGGGGAAATCGCCCGCTCGGGCCGGGAATTGCTGAGGGGACCCCAGCGCCGCATAGATTCCGTGCTCGCCGCAGCGGCTGCGATGGCCAGCGGGGAACTCGACTTCGACTATGGTGACGAGCCCCAAACGCTTGCCGACAAGCTTCTGCCGCTGCCCGGCGTCGGGCCCTGGACCGTAGGCTATGTGGCGATGAGGGTCATCGGGGATCCGGATGTCTTCCTGGCCAACGATGCAGCGGTCCGAAACGGACTCAAGAATCTCGAGGCCGCTGAGGAACTGCCGGCCGACTTCCGCAATGTGAGCCCGTGGCGCTCCTACGCCACAATGCACCTCTGGAGGGCAGCGGCCAGCAAACGCCGGAACGTTACTGCACCGCCGGAACGCTCGATGGCCATGGCAGCAGCTCAGGCAAGTCAACACCGTCCGCGTCGGCAGAGGCCCGCAGGCTCCCCAGCGTAG